One part of the Nitrosophilus kaiyonis genome encodes these proteins:
- a CDS encoding multiheme c-type cytochrome, with the protein MKKITIFFMILKLTLFANIFAGSATKKSMEIKGEFAKSKQCIRCHLDIYEEYKSSSHFNSSIYRDKIHKKVFELHSKATNEKNYICAKCHTPLVKNKKIENMDENKTEYKEAIACAYCHRIKSIQKHKKANKNIILNKKGVYYGTRNPEIRSEYHKIINTNIIHKNGDTCMGCHSHKQNSFGFVVCKTENKNTLKENCITCHMPQVEGSLSDRVETPTHAYHGFAALTNRPELLKKYINLKIEPKKNFFIIEVENLAPHSIPLHPIRMFELIVEVYKNGKLYKVYKRDFHKVLGKGKKAAPPWIADRVLKDTTIKPKEKKIIKIDIDPKNKKIVAKFGFFIVNPKAAKKMNLEEFSKFRLLKKIVFKNN; encoded by the coding sequence ATGAAAAAAATAACCATCTTTTTTATGATATTAAAATTAACTCTTTTTGCAAATATATTTGCAGGATCTGCAACTAAAAAATCTATGGAGATAAAAGGGGAATTTGCAAAAAGTAAGCAGTGTATAAGATGTCATCTTGATATTTATGAAGAGTATAAATCATCTTCACATTTTAACTCATCTATATATAGAGATAAAATTCATAAAAAAGTTTTTGAGCTTCATTCAAAAGCAACAAATGAGAAGAATTATATCTGTGCAAAATGCCATACTCCTTTAGTAAAGAATAAAAAAATAGAAAATATGGATGAAAATAAAACTGAGTATAAAGAGGCTATTGCATGTGCTTATTGTCATAGAATAAAATCTATACAAAAACATAAAAAAGCCAACAAAAATATTATATTAAATAAAAAGGGTGTCTATTATGGAACAAGAAATCCAGAAATCAGGAGTGAATATCATAAAATTATAAATACAAATATCATTCACAAAAATGGCGATACCTGTATGGGTTGTCATTCGCATAAACAAAATAGTTTTGGATTTGTAGTTTGTAAAACTGAAAATAAAAACACTCTTAAAGAAAACTGTATAACATGCCATATGCCTCAAGTAGAAGGAAGTTTGAGTGACAGGGTAGAGACACCTACACATGCATATCACGGTTTTGCAGCCTTAACAAATAGACCAGAGCTTTTAAAAAAATATATAAATTTAAAAATTGAGCCTAAAAAAAATTTTTTTATCATAGAAGTTGAAAATTTAGCTCCACACTCAATCCCTCTTCATCCTATAAGAATGTTTGAACTTATAGTTGAAGTTTATAAAAATGGTAAGCTTTATAAAGTTTATAAAAGAGATTTCCATAAAGTATTAGGAAAAGGAAAAAAAGCCGCTCCTCCTTGGATTGCAGATAGAGTTTTAAAAGATACAACAATAAAGCCAAAAGAAAAAAAAATTATAAAAATAGATATTGATCCCAAGAATAAAAAAATAGTAGCTAAATTTGGCTTTTTTATTGTCAATCCAAAAGCTGCTAAAAAAATGAATCTTGAAGAATTTTCCAAATTTAGGCTATTAAAAAAGATAGTTTTTAAAAATAATTAG
- a CDS encoding ABC transporter ATP-binding protein, whose protein sequence is MQNLYSWKKIFNILKKEKKNFLIAQFLAILATAASVPTPLLMPVLVDEILLNKPGFVVHTIDTFLGAGSKFYYTSIVLMVVLFLRFTYSFLNIAQNKIFETIAKNITYKIREDVLNHLKKVSMKEYELLGSGSVASRLVTDINTIDSFLSISISRFLISLLSLIGISIVLLFIHWKLAIFILFLNPAVVIFATKLARIVSKLKKEENSAVEMFQKALIETLDLFEQIRAANKENDFFRKIVNKAKFLKEKSINFSWKSDAASRLSFLVFVSGFEVFRAAGIIAVAYSDLSIGLMLAIFGYLWFMMTPIQEILGIQYAYKNATVALNRINELLKLQKEPQYPHLKNPFKKDSKISIELKNVYFGYNKEKIILNDINMIIKGGEKTAIVGASGSGKTTLSRILVGFYPIDKGDIFYNSISIKEIGLDVVRENVSLVLQTPTLFNDTIKFNLTLGKDIEDKKIYEALKMAQIYDEILEMEDGLQTVVGVGGVRLSGGQRQRIAIARMILQDPKVVILDESTSAIDMDTEKRLFESLNKFLENRTTIIIAHRLSTIKQADFIYILDNGKIIKSGEFEKFKIQRS, encoded by the coding sequence ATGCAAAATTTATATAGCTGGAAAAAAATATTTAATATTTTAAAAAAAGAGAAAAAAAATTTTTTAATAGCTCAATTTTTGGCAATACTTGCAACTGCTGCGAGTGTTCCTACTCCACTTTTAATGCCTGTATTAGTGGATGAAATACTTCTCAATAAACCGGGTTTTGTTGTTCATACAATTGATACTTTTTTGGGTGCTGGTTCTAAATTTTATTATACCTCTATTGTTTTAATGGTAGTTTTATTTTTGAGGTTTACTTACTCTTTTTTAAATATTGCCCAAAATAAAATTTTTGAAACAATTGCAAAAAATATTACATATAAAATAAGAGAAGATGTACTAAATCATTTAAAAAAAGTATCTATGAAAGAGTATGAATTGCTTGGAAGTGGAAGCGTTGCTTCAAGGCTTGTTACAGATATCAATACTATTGATTCATTTTTGAGTATATCTATAAGTAGATTTTTAATATCTTTGCTTTCATTGATTGGGATATCTATTGTTTTACTTTTTATTCACTGGAAACTTGCAATATTTATACTTTTTTTAAATCCTGCTGTTGTTATTTTTGCTACAAAACTTGCAAGAATAGTTTCAAAATTAAAAAAAGAGGAAAATAGTGCAGTTGAAATGTTTCAAAAAGCTTTGATTGAAACTTTAGATCTTTTTGAGCAAATAAGAGCAGCAAACAAAGAGAATGATTTTTTTAGAAAAATTGTAAATAAAGCAAAATTTTTAAAAGAAAAATCGATAAATTTTAGCTGGAAAAGCGATGCTGCAAGTAGATTAAGTTTTTTAGTATTTGTAAGTGGATTTGAAGTTTTTAGAGCTGCTGGAATTATAGCTGTAGCATATTCAGATTTAAGCATTGGCCTAATGCTTGCAATATTTGGATATTTATGGTTTATGATGACACCAATTCAAGAGATTTTAGGAATCCAGTATGCTTATAAAAATGCCACAGTTGCGTTAAACAGAATAAATGAACTTTTAAAATTACAAAAAGAGCCCCAATATCCTCATTTAAAAAATCCATTCAAGAAAGATTCAAAAATTTCAATTGAACTTAAAAATGTTTATTTTGGTTATAACAAGGAAAAAATTATATTAAATGATATAAATATGATTATAAAAGGAGGGGAAAAAACTGCAATTGTTGGTGCAAGTGGAAGCGGAAAGACTACGCTGAGTAGGATATTAGTGGGGTTTTATCCTATTGATAAAGGTGATATTTTTTATAACTCAATCTCTATAAAAGAGATAGGATTAGATGTAGTTAGAGAAAATGTATCTTTAGTATTGCAAACGCCAACTCTTTTTAATGACACTATTAAATTTAATCTAACTCTTGGAAAAGATATTGAAGATAAAAAAATATATGAAGCTTTAAAAATGGCACAAATTTATGATGAGATTTTGGAAATGGAAGATGGTTTGCAAACAGTTGTGGGAGTAGGTGGGGTGAGATTGTCTGGTGGACAAAGACAAAGAATAGCGATAGCAAGAATGATACTTCAAGATCCAAAAGTAGTAATACTTGATGAATCAACTTCAGCAATCGATATGGATACAGAAAAAAGACTTTTTGAATCACTAAACAAATTTTTAGAAAATAGAACAACTATAATAATTGCTCATAGATTAAGTACTATAAAACAGGCAGATTTTATCTATATTCTTGATAATGGTAAAATTATAAAAAGTGGGGAGTTTGAAAAATTTAAAATTCAAAGGTCTTAA
- the hemH gene encoding ferrochelatase, with translation MSNLQKRSILKALVLLNMGGPNDLEEVELFLKNMFNDPNIMPIKNSLLRRFVAYMITSSRKKEAKSNYEKLGGKSPLNFYTKKLIEKLKNYLPDFYITYAMRYTPPFSKDVIKELMSKNIKEVYLFPLYPHYSKTTVKSSLEDFYNSAKGYGFHARIHDISNFYENRKYNEAVIEKILETLENKDSKEFDLIFSAHSLPKKIIESGDNYQFEIEDNVKILKEILKEKGINFNAIYLAYQSKLGPVKWLEPSLDEVLKDLKNKKVIIYPISFILDNSETLFELHIEYFELAKKIGIKEYKVCECLNDSEKFCEAVREIVKEMG, from the coding sequence ATGTCCAATTTACAAAAAAGGAGTATCTTGAAAGCATTAGTATTATTAAATATGGGTGGGCCAAATGATTTAGAAGAGGTTGAGCTTTTTTTAAAAAATATGTTCAATGATCCAAATATTATGCCTATAAAAAACAGTCTTTTAAGAAGATTTGTAGCATATATGATTACTAGTTCAAGAAAAAAAGAGGCAAAATCAAATTATGAAAAACTTGGCGGAAAGAGCCCATTAAATTTTTATACAAAAAAACTTATAGAAAAGCTAAAAAATTATCTTCCAGATTTTTACATTACATATGCTATGAGATATACTCCCCCTTTTTCAAAAGATGTTATAAAAGAGTTAATGTCAAAAAATATAAAAGAGGTATATCTATTTCCTTTATATCCTCACTATTCAAAAACAACAGTAAAATCATCATTGGAAGATTTTTATAACAGTGCAAAAGGATATGGATTTCATGCAAGAATTCATGATATTAGCAATTTTTATGAAAATAGAAAATATAATGAAGCTGTTATAGAAAAGATATTAGAAACTTTAGAAAATAAAGATTCAAAAGAGTTTGACCTTATTTTTTCTGCCCATTCACTTCCAAAAAAAATAATTGAAAGTGGAGATAATTATCAATTTGAGATAGAAGATAATGTAAAAATTTTAAAAGAGATTTTAAAAGAAAAAGGTATAAATTTTAATGCAATATATTTAGCATATCAGTCAAAGTTGGGTCCAGTAAAATGGCTTGAGCCAAGTTTAGATGAAGTATTGAAAGATTTAAAGAATAAAAAAGTTATAATTTATCCGATATCATTTATACTTGATAATAGTGAAACACTATTTGAACTTCATATTGAATATTTTGAATTAGCAAAAAAGATAGGTATTAAAGAGTATAAAGTTTGTGAATGCTTAAATGATAGTGAAAAATTTTGTGAGGCTGTAAGAGAGATTGTGAAGGAAATGGGATGA
- a CDS encoding histone deacetylase family protein produces the protein MVGYIYDPIFTLHDTGEHIENKNRVIVINDALKDFDLKHYSIKRATKDDLYKIHEKHYVDWVEHAYENGYRMILNEDTILSPKSYEVACYAAGSTMPIVDAFKKGEIKRAFLNIRPPGHHAERKTGQGFCIFNNIALMARYAQSVGYKKVMIIDFDVHHGNGTQDIFYEDNTVCYFSTHEKNNYPYFTGSEDEIGEGKGKGFNINRPYGDYCDDETLLKLYDDLPKWFDFDIVLVSAGYDLMKDELISTAQISFEGLKKLIQKILDFSKDKPIAFLLEGGYNLDSLSKSAKITVNELFSYGTV, from the coding sequence ATGGTTGGCTATATTTATGATCCAATTTTTACTCTACATGATACAGGCGAGCATATAGAGAATAAAAATAGAGTTATTGTTATAAATGATGCTTTAAAAGATTTTGATTTAAAACATTACTCTATAAAAAGGGCAACAAAAGATGACCTTTATAAAATTCATGAAAAACATTATGTAGATTGGGTAGAGCATGCCTATGAAAATGGCTATAGAATGATTTTAAATGAAGATACAATTTTGAGTCCTAAAAGTTATGAAGTAGCTTGCTATGCGGCTGGGTCAACTATGCCAATAGTTGATGCATTTAAGAAAGGGGAGATAAAAAGAGCTTTTTTAAATATCAGACCACCTGGTCATCATGCTGAGAGAAAAACAGGACAGGGTTTTTGTATCTTTAATAATATTGCTCTTATGGCAAGATATGCACAAAGTGTTGGATATAAGAAAGTTATGATTATTGATTTTGATGTGCATCATGGAAACGGAACACAAGATATTTTTTATGAAGATAATACAGTATGCTATTTTAGTACACATGAAAAAAATAACTATCCATATTTTACAGGAAGTGAAGATGAAATAGGAGAGGGAAAAGGAAAAGGATTTAATATAAATAGACCATATGGTGATTACTGTGATGATGAGACACTTTTAAAACTTTATGATGATCTTCCAAAATGGTTTGATTTTGATATTGTTTTGGTTAGTGCTGGATATGATCTAATGAAAGATGAGCTAATTTCTACTGCACAAATAAGTTTTGAAGGATTAAAAAAGCTAATACAAAAAATTTTAGATTTTTCAAAAGATAAGCCAATAGCATTTTTACTTGAAGGTGGTTATAATTTAGATTCTTTATCTAAAAGTGCTAAGATTACTGTTAATGAGCTTTTTTCTTATGGGACAGTCTAA
- a CDS encoding L,D-transpeptidase family protein codes for MRIIILIIFLIIDLFSNAIDINTTKNFFELDREGNINPSVYKILNKIEHDRSILCDKSRYNIYLIKEKLFDYSFEKNSEKLNDLKILINRAFNQYFYDLNHGCIKKENFLKILPQKENLDIQENLIYNNLLNALKKYVLIEKKGSWDKIEKNFYILKKGDSNQVIIKIKKRLKLSGDYKCENIDNIFDQCLEDSVKIFQKRHGLKVDGKIGPETIKYMNISLKDKILKIVLNIERLRWILENDNDFILINIPDFSLDFFKNKHKTLHMKVIVGREDRQTPIMKDYIKYAVLNPYWKAPKTIVQKDILPKLQKRKFEYLKNKHIIASLDWDGNDTIEYENVDWSLYNADNIPFVFMQKPGPQNFLGFIKFIFPNSEDIYIHDTPEQNLFKYKKRAFSSGCIRVKKPIELFYNLYNLNSEKITYRDILEKLVNKETKIIPFDKKIRVYILYMTAFVDDEGLINFRDDIYNIDKKMKDFIKQNGDFLVK; via the coding sequence ATGAGAATAATTATTTTGATAATTTTTTTAATAATAGATCTATTTTCAAATGCGATTGATATAAATACAACAAAAAATTTTTTTGAATTGGATAGAGAAGGTAATATAAATCCAAGTGTATATAAAATTTTAAATAAAATAGAGCATGATAGATCTATACTTTGTGATAAATCAAGATACAACATCTATCTTATTAAAGAAAAACTTTTTGATTATAGCTTTGAAAAAAATAGTGAAAAACTAAATGATTTAAAAATTTTAATTAATAGAGCTTTCAATCAATATTTTTATGATTTGAATCATGGATGTATAAAAAAAGAGAATTTTTTAAAAATTTTGCCACAAAAAGAAAATCTAGATATTCAAGAAAATCTTATTTATAATAATCTTTTAAATGCGTTAAAAAAATATGTTTTGATAGAGAAAAAAGGAAGTTGGGATAAAATTGAGAAAAATTTTTATATATTAAAAAAGGGAGATTCCAATCAAGTTATCATAAAAATAAAAAAAAGATTAAAATTAAGTGGCGATTATAAATGTGAAAATATTGATAATATTTTTGACCAATGTTTAGAAGATTCAGTTAAAATTTTTCAAAAAAGACATGGATTAAAAGTTGATGGAAAAATTGGCCCAGAAACAATAAAGTATATGAATATATCTTTAAAAGATAAGATTTTAAAAATTGTTTTGAATATAGAGAGATTAAGATGGATTTTAGAAAATGATAATGATTTTATATTGATAAACATTCCAGATTTTTCATTAGATTTTTTTAAGAATAAGCATAAAACTTTACATATGAAAGTGATTGTTGGAAGAGAAGATAGGCAAACACCTATAATGAAAGATTATATAAAATATGCTGTTTTAAATCCCTATTGGAAAGCTCCAAAAACAATTGTTCAAAAAGATATTCTTCCAAAACTTCAAAAAAGAAAATTTGAATATTTGAAAAATAAGCATATTATTGCTTCATTAGATTGGGATGGAAACGATACTATTGAGTATGAAAATGTTGATTGGTCTTTATATAATGCTGATAATATACCTTTTGTTTTTATGCAAAAACCGGGTCCACAAAACTTTTTAGGTTTTATAAAATTTATATTTCCAAATAGTGAAGATATATATATTCATGATACGCCAGAACAAAATCTATTTAAATATAAAAAAAGAGCTTTCAGTTCTGGATGTATTAGAGTTAAAAAGCCTATTGAGCTTTTTTATAATCTATATAATTTAAATAGTGAAAAAATTACTTATAGAGATATTTTAGAAAAATTAGTTAATAAAGAGACTAAAATAATACCTTTTGATAAAAAAATAAGAGTATATATTTTATATATGACTGCTTTTGTTGATGATGAAGGCTTGATAAATTTTAGAGATGATATTTACAATATAGATAAAAAAATGAAAGATTTTATAAAACAAAATGGAGATTTTTTGGTAAAATAG
- a CDS encoding glucose-6-phosphate isomerase, which translates to MIKKTLFFETDIKKDGLLKIEKAYNKMLEEMNTGVTGYYDLPINQENVIEDIYDFIATNEYLEHNLIKDLVVIGIGGSSLGTRAIDTLLKFSHNRNIINIHFLENLDPLYLINSIKNIDLSKAFIVIISKSGTTIETISIAKYIFSLLKDPLKGLDINQKIAIITDKDSPLDKLSNERGWKVFHIPKNVGGRFSVLSPVGLFPLAVLGYDIEELLKGANIMREEFLHHGPNLLMFKKAYFYYKNANEKNINILFSYSSMFEAFNKWYIQLWGESLGKKTKSKKRVGLTPIGLIGSIDQHSFLQLIIEGPKDKTVTFLKLKNFELPVTVPHISLPYLETTDFANGRRFQTIINTQCDATIESVIEADVPVDLIEINELNESSVGYLIYYFELLTSAVGAMFNINVYNQPGVESGKQKLKIKLSK; encoded by the coding sequence ATGATTAAAAAAACACTTTTTTTTGAAACGGATATTAAAAAAGATGGGCTTTTAAAAATAGAAAAAGCATATAATAAAATGCTTGAAGAGATGAATACAGGTGTTACTGGGTATTATGATCTTCCTATAAATCAAGAAAATGTTATTGAAGATATTTATGATTTTATTGCAACAAATGAGTATCTTGAACATAATCTTATAAAAGATTTAGTTGTTATTGGTATTGGTGGGTCATCATTAGGTACAAGAGCAATTGATACACTTTTAAAATTTAGTCACAATAGAAATATTATCAATATTCATTTTTTAGAAAATCTTGATCCTCTTTATTTAATAAATAGTATAAAAAATATTGATCTCTCAAAAGCTTTTATAGTGATTATTTCAAAATCTGGAACCACTATAGAGACAATTTCTATTGCAAAATATATCTTCTCACTTTTAAAAGACCCTTTAAAAGGTTTAGATATAAATCAAAAAATAGCAATTATTACTGATAAAGACTCTCCTTTAGATAAACTCTCAAATGAGAGAGGATGGAAGGTGTTTCATATTCCAAAAAATGTAGGAGGAAGATTTTCAGTATTGAGTCCAGTTGGATTATTTCCTCTTGCAGTATTGGGATATGATATTGAAGAGCTTTTAAAAGGTGCAAATATTATGAGAGAAGAGTTTTTGCACCATGGGCCAAATCTATTAATGTTTAAAAAAGCTTATTTCTATTATAAAAATGCAAATGAAAAAAATATAAATATTTTATTTTCATACTCTTCTATGTTTGAAGCTTTTAATAAATGGTATATTCAGCTTTGGGGAGAGAGTTTAGGTAAAAAAACAAAATCCAAAAAAAGAGTAGGTTTAACACCGATAGGACTTATTGGCTCAATAGATCAGCACTCCTTTTTACAACTTATCATTGAAGGGCCAAAAGATAAAACAGTTACATTTTTAAAACTTAAAAATTTTGAACTTCCAGTTACTGTTCCTCATATCTCATTACCATATCTTGAAACTACAGATTTTGCAAATGGAAGAAGATTTCAGACAATCATTAATACCCAATGTGATGCTACAATAGAATCAGTTATTGAAGCTGATGTACCAGTTGATTTAATTGAGATAAATGAGTTAAATGAGAGTAGTGTGGGATATCTGATATACTATTTTGAACTTTTAACTTCAGCCGTTGGTGCAATGTTTAACATTAATGTATACAATCAGCCAGGAGTAGAATCTGGAAAGCAAAAACTTAAAATCAAACTTTCAAAATAG
- the glyS gene encoding glycine--tRNA ligase subunit beta: MFKPLLIEIGVEELPAIPFLKELPNIEKKWEKILEENSLLCEFSFFYTPRRLVLWHPEFPTKQNDFEEELFGAPVDIAFKDGKPTKAALSFAKKCGVDVEKLGRIKKGNREVLYFKRVIEGKKSEDILKDMIIKWLKTLNFGRSMRWGSLKEEFIRPIRWSIVNFGNEFLKYKIFGVESSNFTYGHRSISLDKIVIKDAKDYFEKLKNSGVILFPDSRREKILDEFERIEKEKSITIEKDEELLDEIVAITEYPTALIGEFDNEFLKLPPEVIITSMKEHQRYFPVFKDENLYNGFVVVSNAYTDDFSLVIKGNERVLKARLSDALFFWEKDLEKGLDIEGLKNVVFMDELGSLFDKEIRELKIAQKLFEKYIDELISQTNLEKGELLALCERAVMLSKADLLTEMVYEFTELQGVMGYYYALMQGEDELVALSIKEQYLPNGEDSELPTTLFSSLISIAVKLDTLMSLFSIGKIPTGSRDPFGLRRAANAIIRIILNEQISFDISKIFEEIKEEYKEFDTKKLEEFFIERIYQYFDVNPSVIKSVIESGERDLVELSRKIKAVNEIVQSDEFKDIFTTFKRVANIVKDIDLSKDLTVDENLFESKYEKELFDRFNEVVNKEYEDYESKLDALFGLKPDIDRFFDHVLVNVEDSKLRENRKNLIASIYKAFRDIAEIKEITV; this comes from the coding sequence ATGTTTAAACCGTTACTGATAGAAATTGGTGTAGAAGAGTTACCAGCAATACCTTTTTTAAAAGAGTTGCCAAATATTGAAAAAAAATGGGAAAAGATTTTAGAAGAAAACTCACTACTTTGTGAATTTAGTTTTTTTTATACGCCAAGACGTCTTGTTTTATGGCATCCAGAGTTTCCTACAAAGCAGAATGATTTTGAAGAAGAGCTTTTTGGAGCTCCTGTTGACATTGCATTTAAAGATGGCAAACCTACAAAAGCAGCTTTGAGTTTTGCAAAAAAGTGTGGAGTTGATGTTGAAAAACTTGGCAGAATAAAAAAAGGAAATAGAGAGGTTTTATATTTTAAAAGAGTTATTGAAGGTAAAAAAAGTGAAGATATTTTAAAAGATATGATAATAAAATGGCTAAAAACTCTAAACTTTGGTAGATCAATGAGATGGGGAAGTTTAAAAGAGGAGTTTATTAGGCCTATTAGATGGTCTATTGTCAATTTTGGCAATGAGTTTTTAAAATATAAAATATTTGGAGTTGAAAGTTCTAATTTTACATATGGCCATAGAAGTATATCTCTTGATAAAATAGTAATAAAAGATGCAAAAGACTATTTTGAAAAGCTAAAAAATAGTGGTGTAATTCTGTTTCCAGATAGCAGAAGAGAGAAGATTTTAGATGAGTTTGAAAGAATAGAAAAAGAAAAATCAATAACTATTGAAAAAGATGAAGAGCTTTTAGATGAGATAGTTGCAATTACAGAGTACCCAACAGCATTAATTGGAGAGTTTGATAATGAGTTTTTAAAGCTTCCTCCTGAAGTTATTATTACAAGTATGAAAGAGCATCAAAGATATTTTCCTGTTTTTAAAGACGAAAATTTATATAATGGATTTGTAGTAGTATCAAATGCTTATACAGATGATTTTTCATTGGTTATTAAAGGAAATGAGAGAGTTTTAAAAGCAAGGCTCTCTGATGCTCTTTTCTTTTGGGAAAAGGATTTAGAAAAAGGTCTTGATATTGAAGGGCTTAAAAATGTTGTATTTATGGATGAATTAGGAAGCCTATTTGATAAAGAGATAAGAGAGCTAAAAATAGCTCAAAAACTTTTTGAAAAATATATAGATGAGCTTATTTCACAAACAAATCTTGAAAAAGGAGAGCTTTTAGCTCTTTGTGAAAGAGCTGTAATGCTTTCAAAAGCTGATCTTTTAACTGAGATGGTATATGAATTTACTGAGCTTCAAGGGGTTATGGGCTACTATTATGCGTTAATGCAAGGAGAGGATGAGCTTGTTGCTCTATCTATAAAAGAGCAGTATTTACCAAATGGTGAAGATAGCGAGCTGCCAACTACTCTTTTTAGCTCTTTAATATCAATTGCAGTTAAACTTGATACCTTAATGAGTCTATTTAGTATTGGAAAAATTCCTACAGGTTCTCGTGATCCATTTGGCTTAAGAAGAGCAGCAAATGCAATCATAAGAATAATTTTAAATGAGCAGATTTCATTTGATATATCAAAAATATTTGAAGAGATAAAAGAAGAGTATAAAGAGTTTGATACAAAAAAACTTGAAGAGTTTTTTATTGAAAGAATCTATCAATATTTTGATGTTAATCCTTCAGTTATAAAATCAGTTATAGAAAGTGGTGAGAGAGATTTGGTAGAGCTCTCACGTAAAATAAAAGCAGTTAATGAAATAGTTCAAAGTGATGAATTTAAAGATATTTTTACAACATTTAAAAGAGTTGCAAATATTGTTAAAGATATAGACCTATCAAAAGATTTAACTGTTGATGAAAATCTATTTGAGAGCAAATATGAAAAAGAGCTTTTTGACAGATTTAATGAAGTGGTAAATAAAGAGTATGAAGATTATGAAAGCAAACTTGATGCTCTTTTTGGTTTAAAACCTGATATAGATAGATTTTTTGACCATGTTTTAGTTAATGTTGAAGATAGTAAATTAAGAGAAAATAGAAAAAATTTAATAGCTTCAATATATAAAGCTTTTAGAGATATTGCTGAGATAAAAGAGATTACAGTGTAA
- a CDS encoding FAD-dependent oxidoreductase: MIYDFIIVGAGSAGAHCAYFLKKAGAKVLVVEQNSIASGASFAAGAFISPRLGRGGILQKVTNHAFSFSVDFYKKNFSQYFYQTGILRLPKDKEDAEKFSEYEKFIDVNYEKKSSNDLSFLKDYAKEFGGFFFKDGGVVDAVRICKTLLSDIEVKESCKVEKIEKKDDVFLVNDFKSKSVVLATGAWEDLNEDYISYGKVAGFRFDVNADLNLPCSIHKKISISKKINNKIIIGATHNRVEEVICPVKPNSYLLDEAKKMVEIKNVEITGMYCGVRPSIYDHLPVIGEVIDSKKTLEKFSKIKRGKKIDPKDFIKHKNLYIINGFGGRGFVFGPYISKRLVDFIIDKKEIEKELNIDRVFLRYMKKGREV; this comes from the coding sequence ATGATTTATGATTTTATTATAGTTGGTGCTGGAAGTGCAGGTGCTCATTGTGCATATTTTTTAAAAAAAGCTGGTGCAAAGGTTTTAGTAGTTGAGCAAAACAGCATTGCAAGTGGTGCAAGTTTTGCTGCTGGAGCCTTCATATCTCCAAGACTTGGACGAGGAGGTATTTTACAAAAAGTCACAAATCACGCTTTTTCTTTCAGTGTTGATTTTTATAAAAAAAATTTTAGTCAATATTTTTATCAAACAGGCATTTTAAGACTTCCAAAAGATAAAGAGGATGCAGAAAAGTTTAGTGAATATGAAAAATTTATCGATGTAAATTATGAAAAAAAGAGTTCAAATGATCTTTCTTTTTTAAAAGATTATGCAAAAGAGTTTGGAGGATTTTTTTTTAAAGATGGTGGTGTTGTAGATGCTGTAAGAATATGCAAAACTTTATTAAGTGACATAGAAGTAAAAGAGAGTTGTAAAGTAGAAAAAATAGAAAAAAAAGATGATGTTTTTTTGGTTAACGATTTTAAATCAAAGTCGGTTGTACTTGCAACTGGCGCTTGGGAAGATTTAAATGAAGATTATATTAGTTATGGAAAAGTGGCTGGTTTTAGATTTGATGTAAATGCTGATTTAAATCTACCTTGTTCTATTCATAAAAAGATCTCTATATCTAAAAAGATAAATAATAAAATTATAATAGGTGCTACCCATAATAGAGTTGAAGAGGTTATCTGCCCTGTAAAGCCAAATTCTTATTTATTAGATGAAGCTAAAAAAATGGTTGAAATAAAAAATGTAGAGATAACTGGAATGTATTGTGGAGTTAGACCAAGTATATATGATCATTTACCTGTAATTGGAGAGGTTATTGATTCAAAAAAAACTTTAGAGAAATTTTCTAAAATAAAAAGAGGTAAAAAAATAGACCCAAAAGATTTTATAAAACATAAAAATCTTTATATAATAAATGGATTTGGTGGTAGAGGATTTGTTTTTGGACCCTATATTTCAAAAAGACTTGTTGATTTTATAATTGATAAAAAAGAGATAGAAAAAGAGTTAAATATAGATAGAGTTTTTTTGAGATATATGAAGAAGGGGAGGGAGGTGTGA